One genomic segment of Amycolatopsis sp. Hca4 includes these proteins:
- a CDS encoding permease: MDKVLEVLRLAWENLVDLSIFFFIALAIAAMVDLLYLDVVARRSFRKHGLLGVLFTTCLGAFSPFCSFTVIPLIRKLLRGGVPLSAVMSFWIASPAMDPPIFALTAKEIGLPLATARLIGALVLAMGAGIIILLVEKRGGFKDVLRPEKKPAVDERERHVAQNQVAVAAGGGGTTVLADAPTSTGGSSTCAADGSCAQDEDDDDGAPWWPQAKTSLQSKRNWRITGRNFLRDTVSLGKWLVFACVFEGVIRVYVPNGIITAILGGDKGWLAIPLAAVISIPLYLNGVGAIPIVGGLLAKGMAQGAAVTFLLAGSVTTIPAMVAVRSVVNNKVFALYLAFGMLGSILLGFLAQLLL; this comes from the coding sequence ATGGACAAGGTCCTCGAGGTCCTGCGCTTGGCCTGGGAGAATTTGGTCGACCTGAGCATCTTCTTCTTCATCGCCCTGGCGATCGCGGCGATGGTCGACCTGCTCTACCTCGACGTCGTCGCGCGCCGCTCGTTCCGCAAGCACGGGTTGCTGGGCGTCCTGTTCACCACGTGCCTCGGCGCGTTCAGCCCGTTCTGCTCCTTCACGGTCATCCCGTTGATCCGCAAGCTGCTGCGGGGCGGCGTGCCACTGTCGGCGGTGATGTCGTTCTGGATCGCCTCACCCGCCATGGATCCGCCGATCTTCGCGTTGACCGCGAAGGAGATCGGCCTGCCGCTGGCGACCGCCCGCCTTATCGGCGCGCTGGTGCTGGCCATGGGAGCCGGGATCATCATCCTGCTCGTCGAAAAGCGCGGTGGCTTCAAGGACGTCCTGCGTCCGGAGAAGAAGCCCGCGGTCGACGAACGCGAGCGGCACGTTGCGCAGAACCAGGTCGCCGTCGCGGCCGGTGGCGGAGGCACCACGGTCCTCGCCGACGCCCCGACGTCGACCGGTGGTTCGTCGACCTGCGCTGCCGACGGAAGCTGCGCCCAGGACGAGGATGACGATGACGGAGCTCCCTGGTGGCCGCAGGCGAAGACGAGCCTGCAGTCGAAGCGGAACTGGCGCATCACCGGCCGGAACTTCCTGCGCGACACCGTGTCCCTGGGCAAGTGGCTGGTCTTCGCCTGTGTCTTCGAAGGCGTCATCCGCGTCTACGTCCCGAACGGCATCATCACGGCCATCCTCGGCGGCGACAAGGGCTGGCTGGCCATCCCGCTCGCCGCGGTCATCAGCATCCCGCTCTACCTCAACGGCGTCGGCGCAATCCCGATCGTCGGCGGTCTGCTGGCCAAGGGCATGGCTCAGGGCGCGGCGGTGACGTTCCTGCTGGCCGGATCCGTCACGACGATCCCGGCGATGGTCGCGGTCCGCAGCGTGGTCAACAACAAGGTCTTCGCGCTGTACCTGGCGTTCGGCATGCTCGGCAGCATCCTGCTCGGCTTCCTCGCCCAGCTGCTCCTGTGA
- a CDS encoding RCCLKC-tail radical SAM protein → MPAARVLVASAFEAELQPLTSACAGAAMRAQDADVVGWDAHKNPDAVPDGEFDLVLLSVQQFEGVERGLNLAARLRESFGGAKLVAFGQYAQMNHRRFLETVDAIVMEEPELVATELAEVARGEREVATVPASMTAQGMRPKPPHRRITVPAPARDLFPSLVHYPAHHSQYGLMGNVEVTRGCHHKCTYCSVYGAYDGGVAAYNADTVLADCLQLAEEGVRHFCFIDAEFFNSRTIGAGVVRRLVDEIGPITFEFTTRVDHILSYQKELTELVSLGLVKVTSALEFPSNRILRIFDKHIDVDHMRAAIAEAERIGFVLYPTFIPFTPWIEYEELLTFEDFLVDTGLAKVTDPTALQTRLLLFKGSPLLSSPWMEDIATVDRGLWVEWTHPDRRVEDLWIERRADAEDVGKVRCCVKC, encoded by the coding sequence ATGCCCGCTGCGCGTGTACTCGTCGCGTCCGCCTTCGAAGCCGAGCTTCAGCCGCTGACCTCCGCGTGCGCCGGCGCCGCGATGCGAGCCCAGGACGCCGACGTCGTGGGCTGGGACGCCCACAAGAACCCCGACGCAGTACCGGACGGCGAGTTCGACCTGGTCCTGCTGTCGGTACAGCAGTTCGAGGGCGTCGAGCGTGGCCTCAATCTCGCTGCCCGCCTGCGGGAATCCTTCGGTGGGGCCAAGCTGGTCGCGTTCGGGCAGTACGCCCAGATGAACCACCGCCGGTTCCTCGAAACAGTCGACGCGATCGTGATGGAAGAGCCGGAGCTCGTCGCGACCGAGCTAGCCGAGGTCGCCCGCGGCGAACGTGAAGTCGCCACCGTGCCGGCATCGATGACCGCGCAGGGAATGCGGCCGAAACCGCCGCACCGGCGCATCACCGTTCCGGCTCCTGCTCGTGATTTGTTCCCGTCCTTAGTGCACTATCCGGCGCACCATTCACAATATGGGCTGATGGGCAACGTCGAGGTCACCCGCGGCTGCCACCACAAGTGCACCTACTGCTCGGTGTACGGCGCCTACGACGGCGGAGTCGCCGCGTACAACGCCGACACCGTCCTGGCTGACTGCCTGCAACTCGCCGAGGAAGGCGTGCGGCACTTCTGCTTCATCGACGCCGAGTTCTTCAACTCCCGCACCATCGGCGCCGGCGTCGTCCGCCGCCTGGTCGACGAGATCGGGCCGATCACCTTCGAGTTCACCACCCGCGTCGACCACATCCTCAGCTACCAGAAGGAACTCACCGAACTGGTGTCGCTCGGGCTGGTGAAGGTCACCTCGGCGCTGGAGTTCCCGTCGAACCGGATCCTGCGGATCTTCGACAAGCACATCGACGTCGACCACATGCGCGCCGCGATCGCCGAGGCCGAGCGGATCGGGTTCGTGCTGTACCCGACCTTCATCCCCTTCACCCCATGGATCGAGTACGAGGAACTTCTCACCTTCGAGGACTTCCTCGTCGACACCGGGCTCGCGAAGGTCACTGACCCCACCGCCCTGCAGACCCGCCTGCTGCTGTTCAAGGGCTCACCGCTGCTGTCCTCACCCTGGATGGAAGACATCGCCACCGTCGACCGCGGCCTGTGGGTCGAATGGACCCACCCGGACCGCCGCGTCGAGGACCTGTGGATCGAACGCCGCGCCGACGCCGAAGACGTCGGCAAGGTCCGCTGCTGCGTGAAGTGCTGA
- a CDS encoding ATP-grasp domain-containing protein, producing the protein MTDHPALLLVGSGDRRYREYLLAALRPHFRLWLLDAVEPTWQTAHVEGVTVVDTRSPDALTAALRDLEFRPDGVLTYDESLVTAVAAFAQDAGLPGSPPDAVQACRDKAATRTALAEAGVPQPASRPVASAEDAVAAAEDIGYPVVVKARGLAGSLGVLRADTAEQVAEAFTAAAGASWPGVPRYEADVLVEELLTGPEISVDAAVDHGVCHPLVIARKQTGFEPFFEETGHVVDADDPLFDDAALLDQLDQVHKGIGFTHGATHTEFKLTPRGPRLVEINARLGGDFIPRLGILAGGADPVVAAGQVAVGRPPSPRRALRRTAAIRFLYPAHDCEVAATEVHPERFGPTVHEALGTAGPGTKLALPPRAYLARYGHVIAVGDDHTQVVADLADAEELVELHSS; encoded by the coding sequence GTGACCGACCACCCGGCGCTGTTGCTCGTCGGCAGCGGGGACCGCCGCTACCGCGAATACCTCCTCGCCGCGCTGCGGCCGCACTTCCGGCTGTGGCTGCTCGACGCGGTCGAACCGACCTGGCAGACCGCCCACGTCGAGGGCGTCACCGTCGTCGACACCCGCTCCCCGGACGCTCTGACCGCGGCGTTGCGCGACCTGGAGTTCCGGCCCGACGGCGTGCTCACCTACGACGAATCCCTGGTCACCGCCGTCGCCGCCTTCGCGCAGGACGCCGGACTCCCGGGAAGCCCGCCCGACGCCGTCCAGGCCTGCCGGGACAAGGCGGCGACCCGCACCGCGCTCGCCGAGGCTGGGGTGCCGCAGCCCGCGTCCCGGCCGGTCGCCTCCGCCGAGGACGCCGTCGCCGCGGCCGAGGACATCGGCTACCCGGTGGTGGTCAAGGCCCGCGGCCTGGCCGGCAGCCTCGGCGTCCTGCGCGCCGACACCGCCGAGCAGGTCGCCGAGGCGTTCACCGCGGCCGCCGGCGCGTCCTGGCCCGGCGTCCCGCGCTACGAGGCGGACGTGCTGGTCGAAGAGCTGCTCACCGGACCGGAGATCAGCGTCGACGCCGCCGTCGACCACGGCGTCTGCCACCCCCTGGTGATCGCCCGCAAGCAGACCGGCTTCGAGCCGTTCTTCGAGGAAACCGGCCACGTCGTCGACGCGGACGACCCGCTGTTCGACGACGCCGCGCTGCTCGACCAGCTCGACCAGGTCCACAAGGGCATCGGCTTCACCCACGGCGCCACCCACACCGAGTTCAAGCTGACTCCGCGCGGGCCGCGCCTGGTCGAGATCAACGCCCGCCTCGGCGGCGACTTCATCCCGCGGCTGGGCATCCTCGCCGGTGGTGCCGATCCGGTCGTCGCTGCTGGTCAAGTCGCCGTCGGCCGCCCGCCGAGCCCTCGTCGCGCGCTGCGCCGGACCGCCGCGATCCGGTTTCTATACCCGGCCCACGACTGCGAGGTCGCCGCCACCGAGGTGCACCCCGAGCGGTTCGGGCCCACTGTCCACGAGGCTCTCGGCACCGCCGGCCCTGGCACCAAGCTCGCCCTCCCGCCGCGCGCCTACCTCGCTCGCTACGGACACGTCATCGCCGTCGGCGACGACCACACCCAGGTGGTCGCCGACCTGGCCGACGCCGAGGAGCTCGTCGAGCTGCACAGCAGCTGA
- a CDS encoding helix-turn-helix transcriptional regulator: protein MSEHKLERETAESYARWFHALSDANRVMIVHFLAQQRDPVPVGAIVDHLGISQPTVSHHLKILSQVRFVTRRRAGTSILYAINHSCEVGLPTAANAVLGLLATRGELEPLPLERTS from the coding sequence GTGAGCGAGCACAAGCTGGAGCGGGAGACCGCCGAGTCCTACGCCCGCTGGTTCCACGCGCTGTCGGACGCGAACCGGGTCATGATCGTGCACTTCCTGGCCCAGCAACGTGACCCGGTTCCCGTCGGCGCGATCGTGGACCACCTCGGCATCTCCCAGCCCACGGTCTCCCACCACCTGAAGATCTTGTCCCAGGTCCGGTTCGTCACCCGCCGCCGAGCCGGGACCAGCATCCTCTACGCGATCAACCACAGCTGCGAAGTCGGCCTGCCCACCGCCGCCAACGCCGTCCTCGGCCTGCTGGCGACCCGGGGCGAGCTCGAGCCGCTTCCGCTGGAAAGGACGTCGTGA
- a CDS encoding GTP-binding protein: MITFVPLTGFLGAGKTTTMIATAQALQEQGRRVAVITNDQGVELVDTALVRSKLDSVAEVTGGCFCCRFEDLVDTIRALVDGAGDTPVDTVIAEAVGSCTDLQATVVRPLRAYYGDSMVVSPLTTVIDPLRYLAFDRAAQRGEPESDLSYLFRQQLTEADVIAVNKLDTIAPDRASELMGRLTADYPNAAVVGYSAKSGDRVDELVKAWDGPSGNQAVDLQVDYDRYAAAEAQLAWMNQDVQLTSEAPLDLTAWGRQVLATLGSWADCAGAVVGHAKLTVEASDGDFAKLSLTAAGAEPTVDRAAEKPATTARVIVNARVACEPADLDAAVRDAVATANAATGARSAATAPVSFKPGYPTPVHRLAATGA; the protein is encoded by the coding sequence GTGATCACCTTCGTGCCGCTGACCGGGTTCCTCGGGGCCGGCAAGACCACCACGATGATCGCCACCGCGCAGGCGCTGCAGGAGCAGGGCCGCCGCGTCGCGGTGATCACCAACGACCAGGGCGTCGAGCTCGTCGACACCGCGTTGGTGCGCAGCAAGCTCGACTCCGTCGCCGAAGTCACCGGTGGCTGCTTCTGCTGCCGCTTCGAAGACCTCGTCGACACCATTCGCGCCCTCGTCGACGGCGCCGGCGACACTCCGGTCGACACGGTGATCGCCGAGGCCGTCGGCTCGTGCACCGACCTGCAGGCCACCGTTGTCCGGCCGCTGCGCGCCTACTACGGCGACAGCATGGTCGTCAGTCCACTCACGACAGTCATCGACCCGTTGCGGTACCTGGCTTTCGACCGCGCTGCCCAGCGTGGCGAACCGGAGTCGGACCTGTCGTACCTGTTCCGGCAGCAGCTGACCGAGGCCGACGTCATCGCCGTGAACAAGCTCGACACGATCGCGCCGGACCGCGCCTCCGAGCTGATGGGGCGGCTGACCGCGGACTACCCGAACGCGGCGGTCGTCGGCTACAGCGCCAAATCCGGTGACCGCGTCGACGAGCTGGTGAAGGCGTGGGACGGCCCGTCCGGCAACCAGGCGGTCGACCTGCAGGTCGACTACGACCGCTACGCCGCCGCCGAAGCCCAGCTGGCCTGGATGAACCAGGACGTGCAGCTGACCTCGGAGGCGCCGCTCGACCTCACCGCGTGGGGCCGGCAGGTGCTCGCGACCCTGGGCAGCTGGGCGGACTGCGCGGGCGCCGTCGTCGGGCACGCGAAGCTCACCGTCGAGGCAAGCGACGGCGACTTCGCCAAGCTGAGTCTGACCGCGGCCGGCGCGGAGCCGACGGTCGACCGGGCCGCCGAGAAGCCGGCCACGACGGCCCGGGTGATCGTCAACGCCCGCGTCGCCTGCGAGCCGGCCGACCTCGACGCGGCCGTCCGCGACGCCGTGGCCACGGCGAACGCCGCCACCGGGGCCCGGTCCGCGGCCACCGCGCCGGTGTCGTTCAAACCCGGCTACCCCACCCCGGTCCACCGGCTCGCCGCCACCGGCGCCTGA
- a CDS encoding acireductone dioxygenase gives MTLLTVWPDDHPEQVRLRTTDAETIARELGELGVRFERWDVVEDLPLEVTADEVVEAYRPQIDKVIAQEGYQLVDAVRMTPSADPSWADKAAQARQKFLAEHTHDDDEDRFFARGSGVFYLHIGANVYGVLCEAGDLLSVPAKTTHWFDMGTRPDYVSVRFFHDDGGWVGSFTGSPIAESFPDFDTLAAGLR, from the coding sequence ATGACCCTGCTGACCGTCTGGCCCGACGACCACCCCGAGCAGGTGCGGTTGCGCACCACCGACGCCGAGACCATCGCCCGCGAACTCGGTGAGCTCGGAGTCCGCTTCGAACGCTGGGACGTCGTCGAGGATCTCCCTCTCGAGGTCACCGCCGACGAGGTAGTGGAGGCATATCGGCCGCAGATCGACAAGGTCATCGCGCAGGAGGGCTACCAGCTCGTCGACGCCGTGCGGATGACCCCGTCCGCCGATCCGTCGTGGGCGGACAAGGCCGCTCAAGCGCGGCAGAAGTTCCTCGCCGAGCACACCCACGACGATGACGAGGACCGGTTCTTCGCCCGCGGCAGTGGCGTCTTCTACCTCCACATCGGTGCGAACGTCTACGGCGTCCTGTGCGAAGCGGGAGACCTGCTCAGCGTGCCGGCGAAGACGACCCACTGGTTCGACATGGGGACCCGGCCGGACTACGTGTCGGTCCGGTTCTTCCACGACGACGGCGGCTGGGTCGGCTCGTTCACCGGCTCGCCGATCGCGGAATCGTTCCCGGACTTCGACACCCTGGCGGCCGGTCTCCGTTGA
- a CDS encoding arsenate reductase ArsC: MSVPEVLFVCIHNAGRSQMAAAFLRHHGGDRVIVRSAGSAPADTVNPAVVQVMAERGIDISGEQPKKLTTESVERSDFVITMGCGDACPIVPGTRYLDWKLDDPAGRPAEEIRPVRDDIERRVQDLLAELTGATAGRAASDTGTAAMVTAPSTRNAVE; encoded by the coding sequence GTGTCCGTACCCGAAGTTCTGTTCGTCTGCATCCACAACGCCGGTCGCTCGCAGATGGCCGCGGCCTTCCTGCGCCACCACGGCGGCGACCGGGTCATCGTGCGCTCCGCGGGCTCCGCACCGGCCGACACCGTCAACCCGGCCGTCGTCCAGGTCATGGCCGAGCGCGGCATCGACATCTCCGGCGAGCAGCCGAAGAAGCTGACCACCGAAAGCGTCGAACGATCCGACTTCGTCATCACCATGGGCTGCGGGGACGCCTGCCCGATCGTTCCCGGAACGCGCTACCTGGACTGGAAGCTCGACGACCCCGCCGGACGCCCGGCCGAGGAGATCCGCCCGGTCCGCGACGACATCGAGCGGCGGGTTCAGGACTTGCTTGCGGAGCTGACCGGCGCGACGGCGGGTCGGGCCGCGAGCGACACCGGCACCGCGGCAATGGTCACCGCGCCGAGCACGAGGAACGCCGTCGAGTAG
- a CDS encoding MFS transporter: MTDRKLGAVLAVLCLTEITSWGVLFYAFPVLVPAIARDTGWSPAALTAALSVALLVSALTGIAVGRVLDRRGPRLLMTAGSEVGVAAVVVIASARTLPWFFIGWICAGLAMAATFYPPAFAALTRWYGPRRVRALTTLTLVAGFASTVFAPLTALLAEHLSWRSTYLVLAVVLAVVTVPGHWFGLRRSWLPVVADVELPSKPRSEARSPAFVALVAAFSLTALGTYAVVVNLVALLAERGLSTGMAAIALGLGGAGQVAGRLGFATLVNRTGVRTRTAVVIVVLAATTTLLGALTSTVALVCASILAGMARGVFTLLQATAVADRWGTAGYGRLSGLLSAPLVTMSAVAPYTGAALAALTGSYSTAFLVLGAVTIAAVPVSLAARPAVAPVSSASKS; encoded by the coding sequence TTGACCGACCGCAAGCTGGGGGCGGTGCTGGCCGTCTTGTGCCTCACCGAGATCACCAGCTGGGGCGTGCTGTTCTACGCCTTCCCCGTGCTGGTCCCGGCCATCGCCCGGGACACCGGGTGGTCGCCGGCAGCACTCACCGCTGCGCTGTCGGTCGCGCTGCTCGTCTCCGCGCTGACCGGCATCGCGGTGGGACGAGTGCTCGATCGGCGAGGTCCGCGCCTGTTGATGACCGCCGGGTCCGAGGTCGGCGTGGCGGCGGTGGTGGTGATCGCGTCCGCGCGCACGTTGCCGTGGTTCTTCATCGGCTGGATCTGCGCCGGGCTCGCGATGGCCGCGACGTTCTACCCGCCGGCGTTCGCCGCGCTCACCCGCTGGTACGGCCCTCGCCGCGTCCGGGCCCTGACGACGCTGACGCTCGTCGCCGGGTTCGCCAGCACGGTGTTCGCCCCGCTGACCGCGCTGCTGGCCGAGCACCTGAGCTGGCGGAGCACCTACCTCGTCCTCGCGGTCGTGCTCGCCGTCGTCACCGTGCCGGGGCACTGGTTCGGGCTTCGCCGTTCGTGGCTGCCGGTCGTCGCCGACGTCGAACTGCCATCGAAGCCGCGCAGCGAAGCGCGGAGCCCGGCGTTCGTCGCGCTGGTCGCCGCGTTCAGCCTGACCGCGCTCGGCACCTACGCCGTCGTGGTCAACCTCGTCGCTCTGCTCGCCGAGCGAGGGTTGTCGACGGGGATGGCGGCGATCGCGCTCGGCCTGGGCGGGGCCGGGCAGGTCGCCGGGCGGCTGGGCTTCGCGACGCTGGTGAACCGCACCGGCGTCCGGACCCGCACCGCCGTCGTCATAGTCGTGCTCGCGGCGACGACCACGTTGCTGGGCGCGCTGACGTCGACGGTGGCGCTGGTCTGCGCCTCGATCCTGGCCGGGATGGCTCGCGGTGTGTTCACGCTGCTGCAGGCGACCGCCGTCGCCGACCGGTGGGGGACCGCCGGGTACGGACGGCTCAGCGGCCTGCTCTCCGCGCCACTGGTGACCATGTCGGCCGTCGCGCCCTACACCGGTGCGGCACTGGCCGCGCTCACCGGCTCCTACTCGACGGCGTTCCTCGTGCTCGGCGCGGTGACCATTGCCGCGGTGCCGGTGTCGCTCGCGGCCCGACCCGCCGTCGCGCCGGTCAGCTCCGCAAGCAAGTCCTGA
- a CDS encoding inorganic phosphate transporter encodes MSITAIIVFVLVAALAAVNGSNDVPKGVATLAGAGVTKYKTAIIWGTITTLIGCVFSLGLASKMTALFSKGIITGATTDAFAVAVLAGAAFWVGLATVLRLPVSTTHALIGGMVGAGLLMSTGGVSWSAVGSKLVTPLLVSIVVAYAITLILAVATGAANKRRSAATPPVTSSGSGDVAVQTAPVVTPEKTSSRIMTAAHWFTSGATGFARGLNDTPKIVAIGAFALVPAGMKPWHIMVLVTAAMAAGSLLGGMRVAEKLGEGVVKMNHREGFLANLTTAALVGVGAGAGLPMSTTHVSTGAIAGSAGPNLSRISGGTVRNFLIAWLVTPPVAGVVAALVFILAR; translated from the coding sequence ATGTCCATCACCGCGATAATCGTGTTCGTCCTCGTCGCCGCGCTGGCCGCGGTCAACGGCAGCAACGACGTGCCCAAGGGCGTCGCCACGCTGGCCGGGGCCGGGGTCACCAAGTACAAGACGGCGATCATCTGGGGCACGATCACCACGCTGATCGGCTGCGTCTTCTCCCTCGGCCTCGCGTCGAAGATGACCGCCCTGTTCTCCAAGGGCATCATCACCGGTGCCACCACCGACGCGTTCGCCGTCGCCGTGCTCGCCGGCGCCGCGTTCTGGGTCGGGCTGGCCACCGTCCTGCGGCTCCCGGTTTCGACCACTCACGCCCTCATCGGCGGCATGGTCGGTGCCGGGTTGCTGATGAGTACCGGCGGTGTCTCGTGGAGCGCCGTCGGCAGCAAGCTGGTCACCCCGCTGCTGGTCAGTATCGTCGTCGCCTACGCCATCACGCTGATCCTCGCCGTCGCCACCGGTGCTGCGAACAAGCGCCGGTCCGCGGCCACCCCGCCGGTCACGTCCTCCGGCAGCGGGGACGTCGCCGTGCAGACAGCCCCCGTGGTGACGCCGGAGAAGACCTCGTCTCGGATCATGACCGCGGCGCACTGGTTCACCAGCGGCGCCACCGGCTTCGCTCGCGGCCTCAACGACACCCCGAAGATCGTCGCCATCGGCGCGTTCGCCCTGGTGCCGGCCGGGATGAAGCCTTGGCACATCATGGTCCTGGTGACCGCCGCGATGGCCGCCGGATCGCTGCTGGGCGGGATGCGGGTCGCGGAGAAGCTCGGCGAGGGCGTGGTCAAGATGAACCACCGCGAAGGCTTCCTCGCCAACCTCACCACCGCCGCCCTCGTCGGAGTCGGCGCCGGGGCCGGGTTGCCGATGTCGACCACGCACGTTTCCACCGGGGCGATCGCCGGATCCGCCGGCCCGAACCTCAGCCGGATCTCCGGCGGGACGGTCCGGAACTTCCTGATCGCTTGGCTGGTCACCCCGCCCGTCGCGGGGGTCGTCGCGGCTCTGGTGTTCATCTTGGCTCGCTAA
- a CDS encoding GNAT family N-acetyltransferase: MGGAPRVVVSTGQGLPDLDWEGELADLTDVFPYLGPTWLGASEKALTDLQPWHTIATRARGELALLPGYVMTTPPVVDHEPRTYLGWQAPTGEEVCCGAQTDACISDEVDALGTEPFFPALLLGSPLGYRTEVAYNFWTPSLMAQMVSELVPAAFEQGIKCVVAPWISGRSGNDAIVTALQQVGGHSTFWGYEDYLRLDADSWDGHLAALPLKKRQRIKSDVRRAEAAGVKVERVDGEAIRPYVTRIAELTCLNREKNGAGEEPAHIVDVLTALLDARADVRAYLGTKDGALVATCVVIRKHHRLFPKWAGFDYAAIGERSGIYFALVLDAPVRDAYAEGLRTVEFGAGAHQAKALRGCSPRPVTTAMVVSDPELRPQVAKWMDAFGASRRVAFGDAPAATRTPLPVISGGSGACCSDG; encoded by the coding sequence ATGGGTGGAGCACCGCGCGTCGTGGTGAGCACGGGTCAGGGACTGCCGGACCTGGACTGGGAAGGTGAGCTGGCCGACCTCACCGACGTCTTCCCCTACCTCGGCCCGACGTGGCTCGGGGCGAGCGAGAAGGCGCTGACCGACCTACAGCCGTGGCACACGATCGCGACCCGCGCCCGGGGCGAGCTGGCCCTGCTGCCCGGGTACGTGATGACGACGCCGCCGGTCGTCGACCACGAGCCGCGCACCTACCTCGGGTGGCAGGCGCCGACCGGCGAGGAAGTCTGCTGCGGCGCCCAGACCGACGCCTGCATCAGCGACGAGGTCGACGCGCTGGGCACCGAGCCGTTCTTCCCCGCGCTGCTGCTCGGCTCCCCGCTGGGCTACCGGACCGAAGTGGCCTACAACTTCTGGACGCCCAGCCTGATGGCGCAGATGGTCTCCGAGCTGGTGCCGGCGGCGTTCGAGCAGGGCATCAAGTGCGTCGTCGCGCCGTGGATCTCCGGCCGCAGCGGCAACGACGCAATCGTCACCGCGCTGCAGCAGGTCGGTGGGCACAGCACCTTCTGGGGCTACGAGGACTACCTGCGCCTCGACGCCGACTCCTGGGACGGGCACCTGGCCGCTCTGCCGCTGAAGAAGCGCCAGCGGATCAAGAGCGACGTCCGCCGCGCCGAAGCGGCCGGAGTGAAGGTCGAGCGCGTCGACGGCGAAGCCATCCGCCCCTACGTCACCCGCATCGCCGAGCTGACTTGCCTCAACCGGGAGAAGAACGGCGCCGGCGAGGAACCCGCGCACATCGTCGACGTCCTGACCGCCCTGCTGGACGCTCGCGCGGACGTGCGCGCCTACCTCGGGACGAAGGACGGCGCCCTGGTCGCCACTTGCGTCGTGATCCGCAAGCACCACCGGCTGTTCCCGAAGTGGGCGGGCTTCGACTACGCCGCCATCGGCGAGCGCAGCGGCATCTACTTCGCCCTTGTCCTCGACGCGCCGGTCCGCGACGCCTACGCCGAAGGACTGCGCACCGTCGAGTTCGGCGCGGGCGCGCACCAGGCGAAGGCGCTGCGCGGCTGCTCCCCGCGGCCGGTGACCACCGCGATGGTCGTCTCCGATCCGGAGCTGCGCCCGCAGGTCGCGAAGTGGATGGACGCCTTCGGTGCCAGCCGCCGCGTCGCGTTCGGCGATGCTCCTGCCGCCACCCGCACTCCGCTGCCCGTCATTTCCGGCGGCTCCGGCGCCTGCTGCTCCGACGGCTGA
- a CDS encoding methyltransferase domain-containing protein, translating into MTDTTTAEIQDYYREKAAEAAEATSCCAPDPTRFGPGAYGDIGPDEASDAALLASLGCGNPTAVAELRDGETVLDLGSGAGLDLILSARRVGPDGQVFGLDFLEEMLAVARQNIEDAEVDNVILLKGTIEQIPLPAATVDVIISNCVINLSLDKPAVFGEMARVLAPGGRLGITDVVAEDHLTPADRAERGGVSQCIAGALSKAEYLSLLAEVGLTDAEVVFTQDAADGMHSAIIRARKPGADDCGPDSGCC; encoded by the coding sequence ATGACCGACACCACCACCGCCGAAATCCAGGACTACTACCGCGAAAAGGCCGCCGAGGCCGCAGAAGCGACGAGCTGCTGCGCGCCGGACCCGACGCGGTTCGGACCCGGCGCCTACGGCGACATCGGCCCCGACGAAGCCTCCGATGCCGCGTTGCTGGCCAGCCTCGGCTGCGGCAACCCGACCGCCGTGGCCGAGCTGCGCGACGGCGAGACCGTCCTGGACCTCGGCTCCGGTGCCGGGCTGGACCTGATCCTGTCCGCGCGCCGCGTCGGCCCGGACGGGCAGGTCTTCGGCCTGGACTTCCTCGAGGAGATGCTCGCCGTCGCCCGGCAGAACATCGAGGACGCCGAGGTCGACAACGTCATCCTGCTCAAGGGCACCATCGAGCAGATCCCGCTCCCCGCCGCCACCGTCGACGTCATCATCTCCAACTGCGTGATCAACCTGTCCCTGGACAAGCCCGCGGTGTTCGGCGAGATGGCGCGCGTGCTCGCACCCGGCGGCCGGCTCGGGATCACCGACGTCGTCGCCGAGGACCACCTCACGCCCGCCGACCGGGCCGAGCGCGGCGGCGTCAGCCAGTGCATCGCCGGCGCCCTCTCCAAGGCCGAATACCTCTCGCTGCTGGCCGAAGTCGGCCTGACCGATGCCGAGGTCGTGTTCACCCAGGACGCCGCCGACGGCATGCACTCCGCGATCATCCGCGCCCGCAAGCCGGGCGCTGACGACTGCGGGCCCGACAGCGGCTGCTGCTGA